In the Peptoclostridium acidaminophilum DSM 3953 genome, one interval contains:
- the rbsC gene encoding ribose ABC transporter permease, producing the protein MKKDTIMKLRPVIGLVIFAIIISFMNPRFLTLPNILNILRQTSINAVIAAGMTFVILTGGIDLSVGAILAFTGAVCASLLASDMNILFAVLITLGIGAASGLFSGIVISKGKIQPFIATLATMTILRGATLVFTKGKPITFRGSQYFDAFRSIGSGYIGGVPIPIYIMVIIFALGFYVLTQTRLGRYVYALGGNEEATKLSGLNTDRLKMYVYTISGMLAALAGIIITSRLSSAQPTAGTGYELDAIAAVVLGGTSLAGGAGTIIGTIFGALIIGILGNALNLLDVSSYFQMMIKGLVILAAVLIDRKNK; encoded by the coding sequence ATGAAAAAAGACACCATTATGAAACTAAGGCCGGTTATAGGACTTGTAATATTTGCAATAATTATTTCCTTCATGAATCCAAGATTCCTGACCCTGCCTAATATACTCAACATTTTAAGACAGACTTCCATAAATGCAGTAATAGCCGCAGGTATGACTTTTGTAATATTAACAGGCGGAATAGACCTTTCGGTAGGAGCAATACTTGCCTTTACAGGTGCTGTGTGCGCAAGTCTTCTGGCGTCTGATATGAACATATTGTTTGCGGTACTCATAACGCTGGGAATAGGAGCTGCATCGGGCCTTTTCAGCGGAATTGTAATAAGCAAAGGCAAAATTCAGCCATTTATAGCTACGCTGGCAACAATGACGATACTCAGAGGAGCTACCCTGGTTTTTACTAAAGGAAAGCCAATAACATTTAGAGGTTCGCAATATTTTGACGCATTTAGAAGCATAGGTTCTGGTTATATTGGCGGTGTGCCCATACCCATATATATTATGGTGATAATATTTGCTCTTGGCTTTTATGTTTTGACACAGACAAGGCTGGGCAGATATGTATATGCTCTTGGCGGAAATGAAGAAGCTACAAAGCTTTCGGGACTAAACACAGACAGGCTCAAAATGTACGTATACACAATAAGCGGAATGCTTGCAGCGCTTGCGGGTATAATAATAACATCGAGGCTGTCTTCAGCGCAGCCTACAGCGGGAACAGGATACGAACTAGATGCAATAGCTGCTGTAGTGCTGGGTGGAACAAGCCTTGCAGGCGGAGCTGGAACAATAATAGGAACGATATTCGGAGCGCTTATAATAGGAATCCTTGGAAATGCACTAAATCTTCTGGATGTATCATCGTATTTTCAAATGATGATAAAAGGTCTTGTAATACTTGCTGCAGTACTGATAGACAGGAAGAACAAGTAG
- the rbsA gene encoding ribose ABC transporter ATP-binding protein RbsA: protein MKNPILQMKNITKEFPGVKALDEVNLDVYEGEVLALIGENGAGKSTLMKIMSGVYSNDMGEIIYDGKDVSIKGPRHAQDMGIAIIHQELNLISQLSIAENIFIGREPVGKLGRIDWKKLNSETQMLLDKLNVKQSPKELVGNLSIGQRQMVEIAKALSLNARVIIMDEPTDALTDTETESLFNVVGELKNEKKAIVYISHRLNEIFMICDRVTVLRDGKYVGERKVADIDEDILIEMMVGRKLSEQFPKVEAAMGETALRVSRLSNKYVDDIEFEVKKGEILGIAGLMGAGRTELAKTIYGYIGMEKGEIHVDGRAVDINSTMDALKNGIAYVSEDRKGEGLIVGLSVRDNMSLSALKSLKGKFFSIDKKDEEALVKGYVEKLSIKTPGIKQKIKNLSGGNQQKVSIAKCLMTKPKVLILDEPTRGVDVGAKKEIYDLINSFKKDGMSIIMISSEMPEILGMSDRIIVMHEGRITGEFDSKDATQDGIMRCAVGLIKEEQ from the coding sequence TTGAAAAATCCAATCCTGCAAATGAAGAATATAACAAAAGAATTTCCGGGAGTTAAGGCTCTCGACGAAGTAAACCTCGACGTGTACGAGGGCGAGGTTCTTGCGCTCATAGGAGAGAACGGAGCAGGCAAATCGACGCTCATGAAGATAATGAGCGGAGTGTATTCAAATGATATGGGAGAAATAATATACGACGGCAAGGATGTAAGCATCAAGGGACCAAGGCATGCCCAGGACATGGGGATCGCAATAATACACCAGGAGCTCAACCTTATATCCCAGCTCAGCATAGCTGAAAACATATTTATAGGCAGAGAGCCAGTGGGCAAGCTTGGCAGGATTGACTGGAAAAAGCTAAACAGCGAAACTCAGATGCTCCTCGACAAGCTGAATGTAAAGCAGAGCCCTAAGGAGCTAGTCGGTAATCTGAGCATAGGCCAAAGACAGATGGTTGAAATAGCGAAAGCGCTCTCTCTAAATGCAAGGGTTATAATAATGGACGAGCCGACGGATGCCCTTACCGACACTGAGACTGAGAGCCTTTTCAATGTGGTAGGAGAGCTCAAAAATGAAAAAAAAGCCATTGTATACATATCCCACAGACTTAATGAGATATTCATGATTTGCGACAGGGTAACCGTGCTAAGGGACGGCAAGTATGTGGGAGAAAGAAAAGTGGCTGACATAGATGAAGATATTCTCATTGAGATGATGGTGGGTAGAAAGCTAAGCGAGCAGTTTCCGAAAGTTGAAGCCGCCATGGGAGAAACTGCGCTGAGGGTAAGCAGGCTGAGCAACAAGTATGTAGACGATATTGAATTTGAAGTCAAAAAGGGTGAGATATTGGGCATTGCTGGCCTTATGGGCGCCGGCAGGACTGAGCTTGCAAAGACTATATACGGCTATATAGGAATGGAAAAGGGAGAAATACATGTGGATGGCAGGGCTGTCGATATAAACTCGACTATGGATGCATTGAAAAATGGCATTGCATATGTATCGGAGGACAGAAAGGGCGAGGGCCTTATTGTTGGGCTTTCCGTAAGGGACAACATGAGCCTCTCGGCGCTGAAGAGCCTTAAAGGGAAATTCTTCAGCATAGACAAAAAGGACGAGGAAGCCCTTGTCAAGGGATATGTAGAAAAACTAAGTATCAAGACACCGGGGATAAAGCAGAAGATTAAGAACCTCAGCGGCGGAAACCAGCAAAAGGTGTCTATAGCCAAGTGTCTTATGACTAAGCCCAAGGTGCTTATACTTGACGAGCCGACACGAGGGGTGGATGTCGGTGCAAAAAAAGAGATATACGATCTTATAAATTCATTCAAAAAGGACGGCATGAGCATAATAATGATATCTTCTGAAATGCCGGAAATACTAGGAATGAGCGACAGAATAATCGTAATGCACGAAGGCAGGATAACGGGCGAGTTCGATTCCAAGGATGCGACCCAGGACGGGATAATGAGATGTGCCGTAGGATTAATAAAGGAGGAGCAATAG
- the rbsD gene encoding D-ribose pyranase, with translation MKKTGLINSSISAAIAGMGHTDSITVCDSGLPIHENVQRIDLALVKGVPTFIETVEAVLLELKVEEIVVAEEFETASPVVYERLLEAVEKLNGAVKITKLAHEDFKTLTASSKAIIRTGEFTPYANVILKSGVVF, from the coding sequence TTGAAAAAGACGGGCCTTATCAACTCCAGCATTTCCGCGGCGATTGCCGGCATGGGCCATACCGACAGTATAACCGTATGCGACAGCGGACTTCCCATACATGAGAACGTACAAAGGATTGACCTTGCGCTTGTAAAAGGCGTTCCGACCTTCATAGAAACGGTTGAGGCTGTTCTGCTGGAACTTAAGGTAGAGGAGATTGTTGTAGCAGAGGAATTCGAGACGGCAAGCCCCGTTGTTTATGAAAGGCTGCTTGAGGCTGTTGAAAAATTAAACGGAGCAGTGAAAATAACAAAGCTAGCTCATGAAGACTTCAAGACGCTTACCGCAAGCTCGAAAGCTATAATAAGAACCGGGGAATTTACGCCTTATGCGAATGTCATATTAAAATCCGGAGTAGTATTCTAG
- the rbsK gene encoding ribokinase, with translation MAEIVVIGSINMDLVSSVERMPKLGQTVLGKSFKQIPGGKGANQAVAISRLGGDVAMIGKVGGDSFGAELVEALVKDGIDVSGVAVEDGVPTGIAAITVDETGSNCIIVNSGANFKVSSDYIDTNIEIIKSSSFVVAQLEIPDNAVMHALALAKSLGKYTILNPAPAKELDEETIRNVDLLIPNETELEITSGMKIENMEDAVAAAERLIAMGVKEIIVTLGEKGSLHVKEGFHKKYDAKKVKALDTTAAGDSFIGGIAAALSKGKSIEEAIGLATSAAAVAVTREGAQSSIPYINEIEV, from the coding sequence ATGGCGGAAATTGTTGTTATAGGAAGCATAAATATGGATCTTGTATCAAGCGTCGAGAGAATGCCAAAGCTAGGCCAGACTGTGCTGGGAAAAAGCTTTAAGCAGATACCCGGAGGCAAAGGCGCAAACCAGGCGGTAGCCATATCAAGACTTGGAGGAGACGTTGCAATGATAGGCAAGGTCGGTGGCGATTCATTCGGAGCTGAACTTGTAGAGGCCCTTGTCAAGGACGGCATAGATGTAAGCGGTGTGGCTGTGGAAGATGGTGTTCCAACCGGGATAGCTGCAATCACCGTTGACGAGACCGGCTCTAATTGCATAATAGTCAATTCGGGAGCGAATTTCAAAGTGTCGAGTGATTACATAGACACAAACATTGAGATTATAAAAAGCTCAAGCTTTGTTGTAGCTCAGCTGGAAATACCAGATAATGCTGTAATGCACGCTCTTGCGCTGGCAAAGTCTCTCGGCAAGTACACAATACTTAATCCAGCCCCAGCTAAGGAGCTGGATGAAGAGACAATAAGAAATGTGGATCTTCTCATACCAAATGAAACTGAGCTGGAGATAACAAGCGGCATGAAAATAGAAAATATGGAAGATGCCGTGGCAGCCGCAGAAAGATTAATCGCCATGGGCGTCAAGGAAATAATCGTTACGCTCGGGGAAAAAGGTTCGCTTCATGTGAAAGAAGGCTTCCACAAAAAATATGATGCAAAAAAGGTGAAGGCACTTGATACCACGGCAGCAGGCGACAGTTTTATAGGTGGAATTGCGGCTGCGCTATCAAAAGGTAAGAGCATCGAAGAAGCCATAGGGCTGGCTACGAGCGCAGCTGCAGTTGCAGTTACAAGAGAAGGAGCTCAAAGCTCAATACCGTATATAAATGAGATAGAGGTGTAA